The following is a genomic window from Prevotella nigrescens.
TTGTATCCCTTTGCACGGAGTTCTTGCATTGCTGAATACAAGTGCCCATATGTACTTCCGAAACCTACGATGAGCAAGTCGGCATCGTCCTTATCGCCTTGTACTTCCAAGTCTGGCACAGGTATACGTGCAACTTTGTCGAAACGCAAGTGGTCCATGAGGTTATGGTTTTCGGCATCGGTTGAGATGGCACCAGTCTTTCCGTCCTTCTCAAGTCCACCAAGGATATGCTCGTAGCCTTCCATTCCCGGAACAGCCCAATAGCGAACGTTGCTGTATTCGTCGCGCTTGTAAGGAGTATATTTATAACGTTGTGCTTCAGTAGCGTAATGAGGACGGATTTCAGGAAGGTCTTCAAGATTTGGTAACTTCCAAGCTGAAGAACCGTTTGCGATGAAAGCGTCAGTAAGCAATACAACCGGAGTCATATATTCGAGTGCCATTTTACAAGCTGCGAAAGCTGCATCGAAACAGTCTGTCGGGCTTGTAGCGGCTATTACAGGCATAGGACTTTCGCCATTACGACCGTAGAGCACTTGTAAAAGGTCGGTTTGCTCACTCTTTGTAGGCAGTCCGGTAGATGGTCCGCCACGCTGAACGTCAATAATAACGAGTGGCAGCTCGTCGATAACAGCAAGGTTCAAAGCCTCACTCTTCAAACAGATACCGGGACCTGATGTTGAAGTAGCAGCCAATGCTCCTGCAAAAGCAGCTCCAATTGCAGATGCTGCACCTGAAATTTCGTCTTCGCATTGTACAGTAACAACGCCCATAGACTTGTGTTTTGCCAATTCGTGGAGAATATCTGTAGCCGGCGTAATAGGATAAGAGCCCAAGAAAAGGGTCAAACCAGCTTTTTCTGCAGCTGCCATCAAGCCATAGGCTGTAGCTTTGTTCCCCGTGATATCCATGTATCGTCCTGGTACCTTCTTCTTAGTTTCAATACGATAGGTATTAGGTACTGATGCATGAATGTTGTGGCCATAGTCGTAACCGGCAGCAACTACTTTAATATTAGCTTCCGCAATAGCTAATTTCTTCTTAAATTTGTCTAACAAGAAGTTGTTTACCAGTTCTAAATCTCGATTGAATAGCCAGCAGACCAAGCCGAGTGCAAACATATTGCGGCACTTCAGCATGGACTTATTGTCCATTCCCGTGTCGGCAAGACAGTCTTTTACCATCTTTGTAATAGGACAAGCTACTACACGGTCGGGATCGATACCCATTTCTTTCAAATAATCATCTGTCGCGAAATCTGCTTTTCTTAAGTCGCGTGGACTAAAAGAATCAGTGTCAATAATAATTGTTCCTTGCGGTTTGCAGTTCTTGTACTGCGTTTTAAGGGCTGCTGCATTCATTGCAACCAACACGTCGCATTTGTCTCCAGGTGTGTAGACTTTACCTGCACCAATGTGAACTCTGAACCCACTGACTCCGGTAAGCGAGCCTTGCGGGGCACGAATATCGGCAGGATAGTCTGGGAATGTAGAAATTCCGTTACCTACAGTGGCAGAAACATTTGAAAAAATATTTCCTGCCAACTGCATTCCATCACCCGAGTCTCCGGAGAATAACACTACGACGTGTTCAAGCTCCTTCACTTCGATCTGTTCTTCCATAGGATCTTCTCTTTGTTTTAGTTATGGTTAGATTCCGCTGTAAAGGTCTATATAATAATTGAATTGGCAAAATATTTTTTGATTAAAAAGTTAAAGAAAAATGATATGCAGGAAAATTGTAATTCACATTATGTGTAGTATTTTGTCTTAATACTTTTATTATAATATCAAAAGGAGAGCTTATAAGAGCAAAACGTTTTAAATGCCATTGATTTATGTCAAGTTTGTAAGTTGCATTTTTTTTGTATTAATGTTTCAAAATCTGTCTAAAATTAGGAACAAAAGCACTTATGTCCTTCAAATAACATTTATGGGGCAAATCAAAATGTCAAAAATAAAGTATAGATTCTCCAATCTCAGTTTAATTGAAATTATGGTATCTAAAGTTGGGGAGTCCTTTAACCCAAACTGATTATTAAACAGCCATCTTGCCGTTTTGTATTCTTGGCATCGTTTCTCATCATTCTCTATTCTCTTGTTGGTACTTTATTGAATTGCCGTTATATCTATTTCGGAATGTAAAACAGCCGTTTTTGGAGCACAAAACAGCCTGTTTTGCGTTGCAAGACAATGGGTTTTGGAATTCAAAATAACGGGTTCTATAATTTATTGGAAATCTTGCAGTTACAAAGCAGGGGATTTCTATGGATTTATTAGTGCTCTCAAGGCTTATTCTTTATGTGGAAAATGATATCTTATTGTCTAAGACAACCAATGGAAAAAGGAGACAGATAGATATTAAGATTGAAGAATGTACGTGTCTGTAACAAGTTTAGTGCTGTGGGAAACGGCTCGGAATGATTGTTAATTCGATGCCTCACCGTTCTTTTAAGGTAGATTGGTTCTTGTCATTCAATATCTCTTATCAACAGTTTGCCTGCCGTCTTCTTTCAACGTAGTTCATTACGTTTTAGAAAAGACGGCAGACCATCTGCCTAAATATTAATGATGTGTACTGGACTTAACCGAAGGTGCGTTTATAAACCAATAGTTCCGTCAGCGCCTTACCTTTATGACGAGATGCTCCTGCTTTATTATAATAAGGTGTCCTGCCGGCAGTGAGATTACAGCATCACCATTAGCATTTGTAATACCTATATGGAGAAGTTTGCCAGACACATCGTAAATGGAGTAATTCTTTTCGGCTTGCAGTCCCATGACAACAATATTTCCATTGTGTCGCCCCACTCTTACGGTTTCTGCCTGTGTATCACGAATACCATTATCTACATCGAACACGGCTGCAAGAAATCCATATTGCTGTATTTTGAACTTGTTGGCAGTAACATCTTCACCGTTGAGCATGGTTTTAACTAACTTATAGCCTTTTATTGGAGAGGCTTCAATCTTCACTTCCTTACCTTTTTCTATTGGCGTCCATTCCGGAATGTCTTTTCCATCGACTATTGTCTTGAATGTTCCCTGTGTGTTTTCCTCGAAGCGCAGACGCACTGTGTTGCAGCCAGAACCATCGCCTGTAACGTTCATATTCCAGTTCTTGCCTTCCAACAGCGTGTTGTCGCAAGTGCCAGAGCCTGTATTGCCTTTTATTTGCAAGGTAGCTTCGTCTTCTTTTTGTACTTTTGGAAGTGTAAACAGAATGTCGTTTATGGCACAAGCGTCCATTTGGTTGTTGTCTAAGTCTAATTTACGGAGCAAAGAATTCTTGGAAAGGTTGATGTTTGTAAGCCGATTGCCCGATAAATCCAAGAATTTTAGTTTGGGAAATATAGTTGCATCAAAACCTTTCATGCCGCAATCTTCCATATCAATCCATTTCATCGATGTTTTATTGCTTAGGTCGGGGAATGTAGCATAGTTGTTTTTACCTGCCGTAAGGTTTTCGAGTTTAGCATTTTTGCTAAGGTCTAATTCCGTCAAACCCATAGCAGCACACGCCAAAACTTCAAGGTCGGGGTTCTTGCTTGTATCTAATTTGCCCACCTTATTATAACTGCCATAAAACTGTTGTAGCTTTTTAAGGTAGCCAAGGTCTATAGATGTTAGCTTATTATTGGTAACAGAGAGTTCGCGCAGATTAGGAAGTTGTGTCAAATTAAGCTCGGAAATCTTGTTCATCATGAGGTCGAGAACCTCCAAATCGTCGTTTTTCCCTAATTCGCAAGCCACCAATCGGTCAGCTTGAGCCTTGAAAGCACGTAATCTGCCATATACTTTTATAACGTCGTTCGGCTCTACTTCCAATTGCACAGAGTTAGCAATAGTTTTACTTAACGTGTAATCGGTCTTTTGTCCGTTCTGTTCTATCGTTACATTCTGCCCGTCTTCAAGACCTTGTAACTCTAAATACGCATATATTGGCTTAGGTTCGCCATCTTCGTCGTATTCTACTTTTATGCTCGGATCCACCTTAAGTGTAAAGTTTGGCTTCGTTTCGGGAGTCTTGGCACCTGGTTCTGGGTCTCCGTTCTTTACACAATAGACCATCGCTTTCCAGCCCGGCATGGTCGTAGCAGCATAGCAAGCCACAGAAAGACCGCCATCGGCAGCAGTAGAACTTATTCTAAGGGGTAGCTTCTCTGGCTTGTCCGTTATTGTTTTGAGTGGTTCTTGTTTTGCCCACCCCCAAAGATAGTCTCCGCTATCCTCGTCTCTTTCGCACGAAAGCTCGATTAAACCGTTATAAATTCGCAATTCGTCGCCTTGTCCGAACTCTATTTTCTCGAATATAACTGTAATGTGCGAATCTGAATTTTTAGGTCTTAACCGTTGAAGCGTGTAAGCATAGTTGCCTCGCATGCCTTTTTCAGGACCGCCATAGTCGTAGTATTCCATTGGTTTTCCTTGTTCTATTTCTTTCTCGAACCACGGTCCTTCACTTCCCGGTTGGAATATCCAGCCTGCACTTTGCCCAAACGTTGATAGTATTCCCACCATTAGGAACACAAAAGATAAATAGATTTTCTTCATACTTGTAATGCTTTTGTTTGTTTAATAATAACTATTGATGTTTCATATTGTTTACCCAGACACTTGAAAGTATGGCACAGTGTTGCAAATATACAGATTATTACACAAACATGCAAAAATTATTATCTTTTTGTTGCTATTGTGAGAATACCCTTTGTCGTTCGATTAGTGTCTTAATTGTTCGTTTTTCTTTATATAAATAGGGGGAATTTCCTTTAAATTCCCTCTAATTCCCCATTATGCTACAAACTATATATTGGTATCTTTTCCTTGGCAAACTATCATCTTATCGACTGAGAGCCAATATATTTAGTACGATTAGACGAACAGTTATAGCCTTTGTCAGTGCATTTTTTTAACTTGCAATTCGAATAAAAAGCACTACCTTTGCAGTATGAAAATAGGAACGATAGATTTTGGAGAACGCCCTTTGTTCTTGGCACCGATGGAAGATGTAACCGATATAGGCTTCCGTAAAATGTCCAAACGCTTCGGTGCAGCAATGGTCTATACAGAGTTTGTGTCGGCAGATGCTGTCATACGCAGTATAAAATCGACACTCAACAAGATTGTTATTGACGAAGAGGAACGCCCCGTAGGTATTCAGATATATGGAAAAGATGTAGAATCGATGGTTGAAGCTGCCAAGATAGTAGAGCAGGTAAAGCCCGATGTAATCGACATAAACTTTGGTTGCCCCGTGAAGAAGGTTGCCAATAAAGGGGCAGGCTCAGGTATGTTGAAGAACATACCGTTGCTATTGGAGATAACACGCGAGGTTGTGAAGGCTGTAAACACACCTGTTACGGTGAAAACACGCTTGGGTTGGGACGATAACAACCTCATTATAACCGACCTTGCCGAACAACTTCAGGACTGTGGAATACAGGCATTGACTATCCACGGTCGCACTCGCGCACAGATGTACACAGGTGAAGCCGACTGGACACTTATAGGTGAGGTGAAGAAAAATCCACGAATACATATTCCTATTATAGGAAATGGCGATGTAACCAGCGTTGCCGATGCACAGAAGCGTTTCGACAGCTATGGCGTAGATGCCGTAATGATAGGCAGAGCCACCTTTGGCTGCCCGTGGTTGTTTAGCGAAACCAATGCTCCAGATGCCCAAAAACTTACTTTGGACCATAAAATAGACATCTTGGAAGAGATGTTGCGCATCAACGTAGAGAAGATTGACGAGTATAGGGGCATACTGCATACCCGCCGACACCTTGCAGCTTCGCCCATTTTCAAAGGTGTTCCAGATTTCAAGCAAACACGAATTGCGATGCTTCGAGCTAACAAAATGGACGAACTCATCGGCATTTTGGAGATTTGCAGAGAACGTTTGCGGACACTTTGACGTGAATACAGCTACCGAAAACGTTAAATGTTTTATGGAGGAACCCACTTCGTTTCTCGTTTTTATTGGCTATCTTTGCAAACTACAAGTCTATTTGTTCGTGATAAAGACAGACGAAAGAAGGTATGAATGAAGATTTCGATATAAGAGAAGAACGATTTACAACAGCTGAAAAGGAATTTGAAAACGCACTGCGACCGCCGAAGTTCGACGACTTCAGTGGGCAAGACAAGGTGGTGGAAAACCTTCGGGTGTTTGTTGAAGCTGCCAAATATCGTGGCGAACCACTCGACCACACGTTGCTTCACGGTCCTCCGGGACTGGGAAAAACCACGTTGAGCAACATTATTGCCAACGAGTTGGGCGTCGGTTTTAAGATTACTTCGGGGCCTGTACTCGATAAACCGGGCGATTTGGCTGGCATTCTTACATCGCTCGAACCTAACGACGTGTTGTTCATCGACGAAATTCACCGCCTTTCTCCCGTTGTTGAAGAGTACCTTTATTCGGCAATGGAGGACTATCGAATCGACATTATGATTGATAAAGGCCCTTCGGCACGCTCTATTCAGATAGACTTAAATCCGTTTACACTTGTTGGAGCGACTACCCGCAGCGGACTTTTAACGGCTCCTTTGCGTGCTCGTTTTGGCATTAATCTGCATTTAGAGTATTATGCACCCGAAACTTTGAGCCGCATTATAAAGCGTTCTGCCAATCTTTTGAAGGTGCCCATTGAAGGCGATGCTGCCGTTGAAATAGCCCGACGCTCGCGCGGCACGCCCCGTATTTGCAATGCCTTGCTGCGTCGTGTACGCGATTTCGCACAGGTAAAAGGCAACGGAACCATCGACCACGCTATCGCACAGTCGTCGTTGCAGTCGCTGAACATCGACAAATACGGTCTTGACGAGATAGACAACAAGATACTTCTGACCATTATAGACAAGTTTCGTGGAGGTCCTGTCGGCGTTTCTACCATTGCAACGGCTATCGGCGAAGATGCAGGAACGCTGGAAGAAGTTTACGAACCTTATCTTATTATGGAAGGATTCATCAAGCGAACACCACGCGGACGTATGGCAACAGAGTTGGCTTACGAGCATCTTGGCAAGACAATGCGCGGTTCGGCGGTAAGCGAACCTTCGCTCTTTGAGTAACAATGGCTTGAGGTGCCCGTGCGGTACCTCAAGTATGGTTTTTATAAACTGCAATAAAGAAAAAATCAAATAAAAAGTATTTTTTCTTTTTTTCTCTGCCACAAAATCGCAACAACTTACGTCTATACCAATACAAGCAAATTAAAAACTCTTTAAAAGAATACGATTATGAGAACATTATTCATTTCACTTGCCCTCCTGGCAGTAAGTATGGTTGCTAAAGCACAAAATGTTGAAAGCATTTTTGAGCAGTTCAAAAATCACGAAAACGTAGAATTGGTAGACGTTCCTAAAGAATTGCTGGCTTTTGGCCTAAAGGCTTCGGGCAATAAAGATGCACAAAAGTGGGTAGACAAGATAGACCATCTGCGTGTATTGTCGCTCGAAGAGGCTACCAAAGCTACAAAGAAAGAATTTCAAAAGGCAGTGGAAGCCTTCAATTGGAAGGGCTACGACGAAATGATAAAAGTAAATTCGGAAGGTTCAAAGGTTAGAATAATGACGCAAGGTACCAATGAAATTATCAAACGTTTGGTTATTTACACCGTAGAGGACGACGAATGCGCCTTTGTAGTAATAGATGGCAACATCGCTCCGAAAGACATTGATGGCATCATAGAAAGTGCAACATCAAAGTAAGAATATGAGAAAACTACTTTTTATATTTGTTCTTGTTCTAAGCACGAGTACTGCAAGTGCCAGCCAACGAGTGGGCGATGACGTGCATAGCCTAATGGCGACATTCAAAAACGCCAAGCACGCAGAGTACAACCACGTAGGAAAACTGTTGTTTGCGTTTGCCAAGACCTTTATAAAAGATAGCGACGAAGATGCGCAGGCTATGCTGAAGTGCATCAAATCGGTAAAGACGTTAGACCTTTACCTGTGTTCAGATGATGTGAAAAGAAACTTTTGGACACAGGCAAAACGCATAAACGACAGAAGCTACCACGAACTTGTCAGGCAGAACAAGAAAGATGGCTTTTCAAGTGTTCAGATTAAGATGAAGCATGGTGTAGTTCGCGAACTTGTTGTCATTGATGCTGAAGGCTCCGATTGCTCCCTTGTATTGGTAAAAGGTAAAATCCCTTTGAGCAAGCTCAGCGAGGTTATCAATAGCCAAAGCAAGAAAAAGAAGAAGTAAACACGCTCACGAAACAGTTATAAATGGAAGCCTCGCAATTCAAAGCAATCTTCTTGCCGTGCCATCGCAGACTTTATGTGGTGGCATGGCGCCTGACGGGCAATACGCAGGCTGCCGAAGACTTGGTGCAGGAAACCTTTCTGCGACTCTGGACACGTCGCCATCAGCTTGCCGACATCGAAAACCCAGAGGCTTACAGCATTATGACGTTGCGCCGAATATTCTACGATATAAAACGTACAAAGCACATTGATGAAGCCGAACGGGACGTTAGCGAAATGCAACATAAAGCAACCGAGAACCTAAGCGAGCGTATTGACGCGCAAGACCAATGGCAACGCATCAGAGCAATGATACTTGCGCTGCCCGACCCGCAAGGAAAGGTGATGCTTATGCGCGATGTGGAAGGGCGGACATACGAAGAAATCAGTGCCGAAACAGGACTTACGGAAGTTAATCTACGTTCTGTTCTGAGTCGGGCACGAAAGAAAATAAGAGAAAGAATAAAGGAAATAAAGCGATAATGGAAACGAAGGAAACAAAGAAACTATTGGAACGGTTTTACAACGGATTGACCGATGAAACCGAGGAAAAACGTCTTGCGGAGTACTTCTGTAGCAATGAGGTAGACGAGGAATTGCGCGAGGAGGCCGAAATGTTCCTTGCGCTGCAGCAAAATGCAGCCATTGAGGTGCCGTTCGATTTGGAAAGCAAGATAGAACGACAAATAAATCAATGGAACACGGTAGAGTCTACGGCACGCAAAACGGCACGCAGGGCAGGCTTGCGTTGGGTGGTAGGCATTGCAGCCAGTATATTGATATTGCTGGCGGTAGGTATCTTTGTCGATAAACACGAAAGCAAGCAGTTGTCAGACATTGATAAGATCGATACCTACGATAACCCCGAAGATGCCTATGCCACAGCAAACAAAGCCCTGACCAAGTTTTCCGTATCGCTCAACAAGGGATTGGAAGCAATCAATAACGTAACAAAACAATCAACAGACAAATAAAAATGAAGAAGATATTACTATTTTTACTATTCGGGTTCACATTCAATTTTGCTTTCGCACAGAAGGCATTCTTCGAGAAGTACGACGATAAGGAAGGCATATCGACCGTTTATATTTCGGCAACAATGTTGAGAATGATGGGCAATGTGCAGGCGGGCAACAAAGACATAACCCGCATTGCAAAACGATTAGACCATATTCAGGTGTTGGAATGCGAGCGTCCTTCGCTCATCAATAGTATAAAGAATGCTGCCTTTGCTTACTACAAACAAGCTAAGTACGCCGTTGTGATGAAAACGAAAAGCAATGGCGAAGATGTAACGATATATGAGAAGAGATACAAGAACGGCAAAAACGAATACGTACTGCTGACAGTTGAACGCGACGAACTTACCATTGTAAACCTGTTAGGTCGTGTCTCGTTAGAAGAAATTCAGGCTATTGCGAAGTAATTTGTTTTCGTTTTATCCTACAACTCTAAGGTCTTTCAGAATTAGCTTATTGAAACTTCCAAAAAATCAGACATCAGTTTTGAACGTGACTGATATCTAAAACGAGTGTGACAGATCTAATTTTTTGCTTATTAACACACAATAAGAGACTGATTGTACCGATGAAACTGTTTATATATTCGTGTAAATGTGTAGTTCTTTCTCTGTTTTATCCAAATAGATTCTTACGATTTCTTTTTGGAGGTAAACCATCTGAAGACTTCGCCAAGTAGTAATACTCCCGATGAAGCCAAAATAATAGTAGTCCAGTCGGTAAGGCTTAAAGGCGTTACGCTGAACATCTGGCCGCCCAATTCGACAATGAGAATTTGTCCAATAAGTATCATTAGAACGATGAAGTTGACCCCTTTACACCCTTTGAAGTGGAAAGCGCTTCGGTTTGTGGCAAAGGCACGGGCATTAAACATGTTCCAGAACTGCAGCATAACGAACATTGTGAAGAACAAACTTAACTCGTATAGCGTAAGTCCTCTATGACTTCCCAAGTGTAGATGCAGCAAGTCGGTCATTTGTCTGACATCAGCATATTCCAAAACATAGAGAAATGCCAAGAGTGTAACGAAAAAGATACCACCCAGTGAAGCAATGCGTATCCACATGCTACGTGTTATAATAAAGGCGTGCCGGTCGCGTGGCTGGTCGTTCATCACCCTTTGTGAAGGAGGTAACGATGCAAGAGCCATTGCAGCAAAAGTGTCCATGATAAGATTTACCCATAACATTTGCGTAACAGTGAGCGGACTTTGCGTTCCCATAAAAGCACCAGCAACAACAATGAGACATGCAACAACGTTTACAGTAAGCTGGAAAAGTATAAAACGCTGTATGTTTTGGTACAAGCTTCGTCCCCACATTACAGCACGACCGATGGATAGAAATGAATTATCTATAATGGTAATGTCAGATGCCTCCTTTGCAACACTCGTTCCGTCCCCCATCGACAGACCAACATGTGCAGCCTTCAGTGCAGGAGCATCGTTGGTTCCATCACCCGTAACTGCCACTATTTGATTGAGCGATTGCAAACTCTCCACCAAACGCTTCTTGTCCATTGGCTTTGCACGTGCAATAATCTTTAAGTCAAGCACACGCTGCTTCAGTTCCTCATTGGTAAGCGCTTCAAGTTCTGGTCCGGTAATAATGTTCCGGTCGGTATCATTCGGTGTCCACAACCCTACCTGTCTTCCAATTTCTTTTGCTGTTCCAGGTGTATCGCCCGTAACAATTTTTACGCTGATACCCGCATTCATACATTCTTTTACAGCAGCTGGCACTTCCTTGCGCACAGGGTCTGAGATGGCAACGATACCCAGGAAACAGAAGTTTACGTCAATGTCGGTCGCACCATTCATTATTTTACCAATAATGCCAGCTTCCAAATTAGCCGAAGTTGTTTGTGGTAGTTCAAGATAAGCGAAACCTAATGTACGCATAGCCTGGCTTTGCCACGTTTGCAGTTGAGCAAAAACTTCGTCCCATGAAGTGTCGCCTGCCAATGACTTACAATATTGCCAAATAATGTCGGTTGCACCTTTCAGATATAATATATTCTTGCCAGGGAACAGAGCCGAACGCACCAGTGTTGCCATATATTTTCGGTCGGTGGAGAATGGGAGTTCATCTATAACCTCAACATCGTCACGCATTTGTTGATAGCTAATTCCTTGTTCGTACAACCATAAGAGCAGAGCTCCCTCGGTAGGGTTACCCAAGGCAACAGGTTTCCCAGGGGTAGAAAGGTCGAGCGATGCTGTAGAGTTAACAGCGATGCCTTCTGTCAGCAAAGCTTTGTGTGTACTATTTCTATTATCAGCTCGCATAGCATATACACGCATTTGGTTTTGTGTAAGCGTACCAGTTTTATCAGTACAAATTACGGTCGTAGCACCCATAGTTTCGCATGCATGCAACTTCCTTACAAGATTGTTGGATTGTAGCATTCTGTGCATAGAGTATGCCAAACTCAATGTAACAGCCATTGGTAATCCCTCGGGAACGGCAACCACAATGAGCGTTACACAAATCATGATACTGTCTAAGAGATACTGAATGAAATGTACCCAACTAAAAGAATATTCGTTGAAGAACATTAGTACACGACCAGCCAGAATTAATATGCCCAAGGCATAGCTCAG
Proteins encoded in this region:
- a CDS encoding 2-oxoacid:acceptor oxidoreductase subunit alpha, whose translation is MEEQIEVKELEHVVVLFSGDSGDGMQLAGNIFSNVSATVGNGISTFPDYPADIRAPQGSLTGVSGFRVHIGAGKVYTPGDKCDVLVAMNAAALKTQYKNCKPQGTIIIDTDSFSPRDLRKADFATDDYLKEMGIDPDRVVACPITKMVKDCLADTGMDNKSMLKCRNMFALGLVCWLFNRDLELVNNFLLDKFKKKLAIAEANIKVVAAGYDYGHNIHASVPNTYRIETKKKVPGRYMDITGNKATAYGLMAAAEKAGLTLFLGSYPITPATDILHELAKHKSMGVVTVQCEDEISGAASAIGAAFAGALAATSTSGPGICLKSEALNLAVIDELPLVIIDVQRGGPSTGLPTKSEQTDLLQVLYGRNGESPMPVIAATSPTDCFDAAFAACKMALEYMTPVVLLTDAFIANGSSAWKLPNLEDLPEIRPHYATEAQRYKYTPYKRDEYSNVRYWAVPGMEGYEHILGGLEKDGKTGAISTDAENHNLMDHLRFDKVARIPVPDLEVQGDKDDADLLIVGFGSTYGHLYSAMQELRAKGYKIALAQFKYVNPLPKNTAEVLSRYKKVVVAEQNLGQLAALLRIRINNFAPYQYNQVKGQPFVVQELVQGFERLLTLPAPKDESGTFYSRILQ
- a CDS encoding leucine-rich repeat domain-containing protein; this encodes MKKIYLSFVFLMVGILSTFGQSAGWIFQPGSEGPWFEKEIEQGKPMEYYDYGGPEKGMRGNYAYTLQRLRPKNSDSHITVIFEKIEFGQGDELRIYNGLIELSCERDEDSGDYLWGWAKQEPLKTITDKPEKLPLRISSTAADGGLSVACYAATTMPGWKAMVYCVKNGDPEPGAKTPETKPNFTLKVDPSIKVEYDEDGEPKPIYAYLELQGLEDGQNVTIEQNGQKTDYTLSKTIANSVQLEVEPNDVIKVYGRLRAFKAQADRLVACELGKNDDLEVLDLMMNKISELNLTQLPNLRELSVTNNKLTSIDLGYLKKLQQFYGSYNKVGKLDTSKNPDLEVLACAAMGLTELDLSKNAKLENLTAGKNNYATFPDLSNKTSMKWIDMEDCGMKGFDATIFPKLKFLDLSGNRLTNINLSKNSLLRKLDLDNNQMDACAINDILFTLPKVQKEDEATLQIKGNTGSGTCDNTLLEGKNWNMNVTGDGSGCNTVRLRFEENTQGTFKTIVDGKDIPEWTPIEKGKEVKIEASPIKGYKLVKTMLNGEDVTANKFKIQQYGFLAAVFDVDNGIRDTQAETVRVGRHNGNIVVMGLQAEKNYSIYDVSGKLLHIGITNANGDAVISLPAGHLIIIKQEHLVIKVRR
- the dusB gene encoding tRNA dihydrouridine synthase DusB; translated protein: MKIGTIDFGERPLFLAPMEDVTDIGFRKMSKRFGAAMVYTEFVSADAVIRSIKSTLNKIVIDEEERPVGIQIYGKDVESMVEAAKIVEQVKPDVIDINFGCPVKKVANKGAGSGMLKNIPLLLEITREVVKAVNTPVTVKTRLGWDDNNLIITDLAEQLQDCGIQALTIHGRTRAQMYTGEADWTLIGEVKKNPRIHIPIIGNGDVTSVADAQKRFDSYGVDAVMIGRATFGCPWLFSETNAPDAQKLTLDHKIDILEEMLRINVEKIDEYRGILHTRRHLAASPIFKGVPDFKQTRIAMLRANKMDELIGILEICRERLRTL
- the ruvB gene encoding Holliday junction branch migration DNA helicase RuvB, which produces MNEDFDIREERFTTAEKEFENALRPPKFDDFSGQDKVVENLRVFVEAAKYRGEPLDHTLLHGPPGLGKTTLSNIIANELGVGFKITSGPVLDKPGDLAGILTSLEPNDVLFIDEIHRLSPVVEEYLYSAMEDYRIDIMIDKGPSARSIQIDLNPFTLVGATTRSGLLTAPLRARFGINLHLEYYAPETLSRIIKRSANLLKVPIEGDAAVEIARRSRGTPRICNALLRRVRDFAQVKGNGTIDHAIAQSSLQSLNIDKYGLDEIDNKILLTIIDKFRGGPVGVSTIATAIGEDAGTLEEVYEPYLIMEGFIKRTPRGRMATELAYEHLGKTMRGSAVSEPSLFE
- a CDS encoding DUF4252 domain-containing protein, whose protein sequence is MRTLFISLALLAVSMVAKAQNVESIFEQFKNHENVELVDVPKELLAFGLKASGNKDAQKWVDKIDHLRVLSLEEATKATKKEFQKAVEAFNWKGYDEMIKVNSEGSKVRIMTQGTNEIIKRLVIYTVEDDECAFVVIDGNIAPKDIDGIIESATSK
- a CDS encoding DUF4252 domain-containing protein, giving the protein MRKLLFIFVLVLSTSTASASQRVGDDVHSLMATFKNAKHAEYNHVGKLLFAFAKTFIKDSDEDAQAMLKCIKSVKTLDLYLCSDDVKRNFWTQAKRINDRSYHELVRQNKKDGFSSVQIKMKHGVVRELVVIDAEGSDCSLVLVKGKIPLSKLSEVINSQSKKKKK
- a CDS encoding RNA polymerase sigma factor; its protein translation is MEASQFKAIFLPCHRRLYVVAWRLTGNTQAAEDLVQETFLRLWTRRHQLADIENPEAYSIMTLRRIFYDIKRTKHIDEAERDVSEMQHKATENLSERIDAQDQWQRIRAMILALPDPQGKVMLMRDVEGRTYEEISAETGLTEVNLRSVLSRARKKIRERIKEIKR
- a CDS encoding DUF4252 domain-containing protein is translated as MKKILLFLLFGFTFNFAFAQKAFFEKYDDKEGISTVYISATMLRMMGNVQAGNKDITRIAKRLDHIQVLECERPSLINSIKNAAFAYYKQAKYAVVMKTKSNGEDVTIYEKRYKNGKNEYVLLTVERDELTIVNLLGRVSLEEIQAIAK
- a CDS encoding calcium-translocating P-type ATPase, PMCA-type; translated protein: MEHKQHYVGLSEQEVEESRAKFGANILTPPLQTPLWKRFIAKFNDPLIVILLIAGIFSVSISFYEYFGLNEGTKVFFEPVGIFIAILLATGLAFFFEERANKAFAILNQVDDDELVEVIRDGNPTNIPKRDIVVGDIVLLNTGANIPADGELLSAVVLSVDESSLTGEPICKKSTKPEEFDADATFPTNFVLRGTKVMEGHGIFLVTRIGDATENGKVFTAAQIDKSVKTPLTEQLNGLGRLITWLSYALGILILAGRVLMFFNEYSFSWVHFIQYLLDSIMICVTLIVVAVPEGLPMAVTLSLAYSMHRMLQSNNLVRKLHACETMGATTVICTDKTGTLTQNQMRVYAMRADNRNSTHKALLTEGIAVNSTASLDLSTPGKPVALGNPTEGALLLWLYEQGISYQQMRDDVEVIDELPFSTDRKYMATLVRSALFPGKNILYLKGATDIIWQYCKSLAGDTSWDEVFAQLQTWQSQAMRTLGFAYLELPQTTSANLEAGIIGKIMNGATDIDVNFCFLGIVAISDPVRKEVPAAVKECMNAGISVKIVTGDTPGTAKEIGRQVGLWTPNDTDRNIITGPELEALTNEELKQRVLDLKIIARAKPMDKKRLVESLQSLNQIVAVTGDGTNDAPALKAAHVGLSMGDGTSVAKEASDITIIDNSFLSIGRAVMWGRSLYQNIQRFILFQLTVNVVACLIVVAGAFMGTQSPLTVTQMLWVNLIMDTFAAMALASLPPSQRVMNDQPRDRHAFIITRSMWIRIASLGGIFFVTLLAFLYVLEYADVRQMTDLLHLHLGSHRGLTLYELSLFFTMFVMLQFWNMFNARAFATNRSAFHFKGCKGVNFIVLMILIGQILIVELGGQMFSVTPLSLTDWTTIILASSGVLLLGEVFRWFTSKKKS